Proteins from a genomic interval of uncultured Desulfuromusa sp.:
- the rpsP gene encoding 30S ribosomal protein S16 yields MSVKIRLARGGAKKKPVYKVVVADERFPRDGRFIENLGQYNPRQEDFLLNFKEDRALEWLNKGAQPTDTVRRLLRHAGVWAKFKAKATAEA; encoded by the coding sequence ATGTCAGTAAAAATCAGACTCGCCCGTGGTGGCGCAAAAAAGAAGCCGGTCTATAAGGTCGTTGTGGCCGACGAGCGTTTCCCTCGGGATGGTCGTTTTATTGAAAATTTGGGGCAGTATAATCCACGCCAGGAAGATTTTCTGCTGAACTTTAAGGAAGATCGTGCCCTTGAGTGGCTTAACAAGGGTGCTCAGCCTACTGATACAGTGCGTCGCCTCTTGCGGCATGCCGGTGTCTGGGCCAAGTTCAAGGCAAAGGCGACTGCTGAAGCCTGA
- a CDS encoding KH domain-containing protein produces the protein MKDMIEHIARSLVEKPDEIVVSEEIAEDGSVLVKLAAAQEDMGRIIGKQGRNAKAMRTLLNAKATRENRHALLQIME, from the coding sequence ATGAAAGACATGATCGAGCATATAGCAAGATCTCTGGTAGAGAAGCCTGATGAAATCGTTGTTTCTGAAGAGATAGCTGAGGACGGCAGTGTGCTTGTCAAGCTTGCCGCTGCACAGGAAGACATGGGCCGGATTATTGGTAAACAGGGGCGTAATGCCAAGGCGATGAGGACATTACTGAACGCCAAAGCAACGCGCGAGAATCGTCATGCTTTGTTGCAGATTATGGAATAA
- the ffh gene encoding signal recognition particle protein — protein MFDTLSDKLDSVFKKLRGHGRLTEQHIKATMREIRLVLLEADVNFRVVKSFVTRVSERAASQDILKSLTPAQQVIKVVREELAGLMGEGEDNSLNLSVKPPVPIMLCGLQGAGKTTTCGKLALKLRREKRNPLLVPADVYRPAAIAQLKTLGRQLDVEVFDSQAGQDPVDICTRALNYAELNGFDTIILDTAGRLHVDTELMGELQRIVDKVIPQEILFVADAMTGQDAVTVAASFDEQLPLTGVILTKLDGDARGGAALSIREVTGKPIKLVGMGEKLDALEQFYPDRMAQRILGMGDVLSLIEKAQEAVNADDAAAMEQQLRKGGFTLETFLEQMQMVKKMGSMDSLLKMIPGAGKALKKAQGAQLPENEMKKIEAIIRSMTPRERLDHKILNGSRRLRIAKGSGTRVQDVNQLLKRFVEAQKMMKKMQKMGPKGLKGMFGQGGQLPF, from the coding sequence ATGTTTGATACTCTTTCTGACAAGCTCGACTCGGTTTTTAAGAAACTGCGTGGGCACGGGCGCCTGACCGAACAGCATATAAAGGCAACGATGCGGGAAATCCGCTTGGTGCTTCTTGAGGCTGATGTCAACTTCCGTGTTGTTAAAAGCTTTGTCACCAGAGTTAGTGAACGTGCTGCCAGTCAGGATATACTGAAGAGCTTAACCCCTGCTCAGCAGGTGATTAAGGTTGTTCGCGAAGAGCTGGCCGGACTTATGGGGGAGGGAGAAGATAACTCCCTTAATCTTTCGGTTAAGCCTCCGGTGCCAATAATGCTTTGCGGGTTGCAGGGTGCTGGGAAAACGACAACCTGTGGCAAGCTGGCGCTGAAATTGCGCCGTGAAAAACGTAATCCTTTGCTGGTTCCGGCTGATGTCTATCGTCCGGCGGCAATTGCACAACTTAAAACTCTGGGGCGTCAGCTTGATGTCGAGGTATTTGATTCTCAAGCAGGACAGGACCCGGTTGATATTTGTACCCGCGCATTAAATTATGCGGAACTCAATGGTTTTGATACGATCATTCTGGATACTGCAGGTCGGTTACATGTTGATACCGAGTTGATGGGTGAGCTACAGAGGATTGTTGATAAGGTTATACCCCAGGAGATTTTGTTTGTTGCTGATGCGATGACCGGTCAAGATGCGGTCACTGTTGCTGCCAGTTTTGATGAACAATTACCTCTGACAGGGGTTATTTTGACCAAGCTGGATGGTGATGCCCGCGGAGGTGCCGCACTTTCCATCCGGGAGGTTACAGGCAAGCCCATCAAGCTTGTTGGTATGGGGGAAAAGCTTGATGCTCTGGAACAGTTTTATCCGGATCGGATGGCGCAACGCATTCTCGGTATGGGGGATGTTCTCAGCCTGATTGAAAAAGCGCAGGAAGCGGTTAACGCAGATGATGCTGCGGCGATGGAGCAGCAGTTGCGCAAGGGTGGTTTTACCCTTGAAACCTTTCTTGAGCAGATGCAGATGGTTAAGAAAATGGGCTCTATGGATTCGTTGTTGAAGATGATTCCCGGAGCAGGAAAAGCACTTAAAAAGGCACAGGGGGCACAGCTTCCTGAAAATGAAATGAAAAAAATCGAGGCAATCATTCGTTCGATGACACCTCGTGAACGATTAGATCATAAAATTTTGAATGGTTCCAGGCGGTTGCGCATTGCTAAAGGCAGCGGAACGCGTGTTCAGGATGTGAATCAGTTGTTAAAGCGCTTTGTTGAGGCGCAAAAAATGATGAAGAAAATGCAGAAAATGGGACCCAAAGGGCTCAAGGGGATGTTTGGCCAAGGTGGTCAGCTTCCATTTTAA
- the rplS gene encoding 50S ribosomal protein L19, with protein MNIIDMLEMEQIKKDIPRFKAGDTLKVHVKITEGEKQRIQIFQGVCIKRVNRGLGSSYTVRKMSGSIGVERIFPLHSPSIDKIEVIRVGQVRRAKLYYLRNLRGKAARISEKRMV; from the coding sequence ATGAATATTATTGATATGCTGGAAATGGAACAAATCAAAAAGGATATCCCGCGATTTAAGGCCGGCGACACCCTTAAGGTTCACGTAAAGATTACTGAAGGTGAAAAACAACGGATTCAGATTTTTCAGGGTGTTTGCATCAAGCGCGTTAATCGCGGGCTTGGTTCTTCCTACACCGTTCGCAAAATGTCAGGATCTATTGGTGTTGAACGGATTTTTCCACTGCACTCACCAAGCATTGACAAGATTGAAGTCATTCGCGTGGGGCAGGTCCGTCGGGCCAAGCTTTATTACTTGCGTAATCTGCGTGGTAAAGCCGCACGGATTTCCGAAAAGCGGATGGTTTAA
- a CDS encoding YraN family protein gives MSHARLALGAWGEDQAVEYLRLQGMKILERNYRTPVGEIDIIARNKKILLFVEVKTRRSVAFGSPQEAVGIRKQRQIIRTGQWYLQEHKCAKLQPRFDVVAVLSGINGTAEITHLPDAFSLPD, from the coding sequence GTGAGTCACGCGAGATTGGCTTTGGGCGCTTGGGGAGAAGATCAGGCTGTCGAGTATTTACGCTTGCAGGGAATGAAAATTCTGGAGCGTAATTACCGCACGCCGGTTGGTGAAATTGATATTATTGCCAGGAATAAAAAAATCCTCCTTTTTGTAGAAGTGAAGACGCGCCGCAGCGTTGCTTTTGGTTCTCCTCAGGAAGCTGTCGGCATCCGCAAACAGCGACAGATTATCCGTACCGGTCAGTGGTATTTGCAAGAGCATAAATGTGCCAAGCTGCAACCACGCTTTGATGTTGTCGCGGTTTTGTCCGGGATAAACGGGACAGCAGAGATCACCCATTTGCCGGACGCATTTTCTCTGCCCGATTGA
- the trmD gene encoding tRNA (guanosine(37)-N1)-methyltransferase TrmD, whose translation MIFDVLTLFPDMFDSPLRESILGRAIKQGLLEVRAHNLRHWAEGKHLTTDDTPYGGGDGMVMKPEPIAKAIAELRLQAPTAKVLLMTPQGVPFRQQHARELAREENLIFLCGRYEGFDERVRETLVDAEFSIGDFVLTGGELPAMVMIDAISRNLPGVLGSSSSAESDSFVDGLLEYPQYTRPAVFNGMSVPDVLLSGDHGKIAGWRREQQLLRTLQRRPELLESVSLSELDLKTLDLLRQKIATDG comes from the coding sequence ATGATCTTTGATGTCTTGACCCTTTTTCCTGATATGTTTGATTCACCGTTGCGGGAAAGCATCCTCGGGCGGGCAATTAAACAAGGATTGCTTGAGGTCAGGGCCCACAATTTACGTCATTGGGCAGAAGGCAAGCATTTGACGACCGACGACACCCCTTATGGCGGTGGCGACGGTATGGTGATGAAACCTGAGCCCATAGCTAAGGCTATAGCAGAATTGAGGTTGCAAGCCCCGACTGCGAAGGTGTTGTTGATGACTCCTCAGGGCGTTCCTTTTCGGCAGCAACATGCGCGTGAGTTGGCCCGGGAAGAAAATTTGATTTTTCTCTGTGGGCGCTATGAGGGGTTTGATGAGCGGGTCAGGGAGACTCTGGTTGACGCAGAATTTTCAATCGGAGACTTTGTTCTGACTGGTGGTGAACTACCGGCAATGGTGATGATCGATGCGATCTCCCGGAATTTACCCGGCGTCCTTGGTAGCAGCAGCAGTGCGGAATCCGATTCGTTTGTTGATGGTCTTTTGGAATATCCGCAATATACCCGTCCTGCTGTTTTTAACGGGATGTCCGTGCCGGATGTTCTTCTTTCCGGCGACCACGGCAAGATTGCCGGTTGGCGTCGGGAACAGCAGTTGTTACGAACTTTACAGCGTCGTCCAGAACTTTTAGAATCCGTTTCTTTGAGTGAACTGGACTTGAAAACCCTTGATCTGTTGCGACAAAAAATAGCAACGGATGGATAA
- the rimM gene encoding ribosome maturation factor RimM (Essential for efficient processing of 16S rRNA) produces the protein MTEPLLDIGAVVGTHGLRGDLKIRLNSGDPDLLMTLKQVYLRLPSDDIRRVTITRQFLHKGRVLLRLQGYESIHLAEQIVGSQVLLAENMLPDLSDDEYYWRQLDGLQVIDRQHGEIGTLQDLLSTAAHDTYVVRGHLGEILIPAVHQFVSSVDLQAGIMQVDLPDGLIPEQQ, from the coding sequence ATGACTGAACCTCTGCTTGATATTGGGGCCGTTGTCGGGACTCATGGTTTACGGGGGGATCTCAAGATTCGTTTGAACTCAGGAGATCCCGATCTTCTGATGACGTTGAAACAGGTTTATTTGCGTTTGCCCTCTGATGATATTCGAAGGGTAACCATCACCCGCCAGTTTTTACATAAGGGGCGGGTTCTCTTGCGTTTGCAGGGCTATGAGTCGATTCATTTAGCTGAACAGATCGTTGGCAGTCAGGTTTTGCTGGCTGAGAATATGCTGCCCGATTTAAGCGACGATGAATATTACTGGAGACAATTAGACGGATTGCAGGTTATTGACCGGCAACACGGAGAGATTGGAACCCTTCAGGACTTACTCAGTACCGCTGCACATGACACTTATGTTGTAAGGGGCCATTTGGGTGAAATTTTAATCCCGGCCGTTCATCAGTTTGTGTCATCTGTAGATTTGCAAGCCGGAATTATGCAGGTTGATCTTCCTGATGGGTTGATCCCAGAGCAACAATGA
- the rnhB gene encoding ribonuclease HII → MEQKLICGVDEVGRGAGAGEIYCAAVILNAKEPIQGITDSKKISAKKREILAQEIKKKATAWCIATASLQEITDLNVLHATMLAMQRAVEGLAVAPDKTLIDGNRAPQLKGYVETVIKGDLKIPEIGAASIIAKVARDQKMVELHESYPDYGFDQHKGYLTKQHLDALQQHGPCAIHRVTYAPIKRLLCSD, encoded by the coding sequence ATGGAACAGAAACTCATTTGTGGGGTCGATGAAGTTGGTCGTGGAGCCGGAGCCGGTGAAATATATTGTGCTGCCGTCATCCTGAATGCAAAAGAACCAATCCAGGGTATTACCGACTCGAAAAAAATCTCCGCAAAAAAACGGGAAATACTGGCACAGGAAATCAAGAAAAAAGCCACCGCATGGTGTATAGCGACAGCCAGTTTGCAGGAAATCACCGACCTCAATGTTTTGCATGCCACAATGCTGGCAATGCAAAGGGCGGTCGAAGGACTGGCAGTGGCCCCGGATAAAACCCTGATCGATGGCAACCGGGCACCACAGCTGAAAGGTTACGTCGAAACCGTCATCAAGGGAGACCTTAAAATCCCTGAAATTGGCGCGGCATCCATTATTGCCAAAGTTGCCCGTGATCAGAAAATGGTTGAACTGCACGAAAGCTATCCCGATTACGGTTTTGATCAGCATAAAGGCTACCTGACCAAACAACACCTGGACGCATTACAGCAACACGGTCCTTGTGCAATCCACCGGGTGACCTATGCACCAATCAAGAGACTTCTTTGCTCTGATTGA